A genomic window from Lotus japonicus ecotype B-129 chromosome 1, LjGifu_v1.2 includes:
- the LOC130728586 gene encoding 40S ribosomal protein S19-1-like, with protein sequence MATAKTVKDVSPHEFVKAYSSHLKRSGKMELPEWTDIVKTAKFKELAPYDPDWYYVRAASMARKIYLRGGLGVGAFRRIYGGSKRNGSRPPHFCKSSGAIARHILQQLQNMNIVEVEPKGGRRITSSGRRDLDQVAGRTVVVAP encoded by the exons ATGGCAACCGCGAAGACCGTGAAGGATGTGTCTCCTCACGAGTTCGTAAAGGCTTACTCCTCTCATCTCAAGCGCTCTGGCAAG ATGGAGCTTCCTGAGTGGACGGATATTGTAAAAACAGCAAAATTTAAGGAACTGGCTCCCTATGATCCTGACTGGTATTATGTTAGAGCTG CTTCCATGGCAAGAAAGATCTATTTGAGGGGAGGTCTTGGCGTTGGTGCTTTCAGGAGGATCTATGGTGGAAGCAAGAGGAATGGAAGCCGTCCTCCACATTTCTGCAAGAGCAGTGGTGCTATTGCCAGACACATTCTGCAACAGTTGCAAAACATGAACATTGTTGAAGTTGAACCAAAAGG AGGTAGGAGAATAACTTCTAGCGGTCGAAGGGATCTTGACCAAGTTGCTGGCCGAACTGTTGTTGTTGCTCCTTGA
- the LOC130728587 gene encoding biotin carboxyl carrier protein of acetyl-CoA carboxylase, chloroplastic-like — MASSFTVPCPKCLSFTGSGLNSRTPPPQNMQIRSGLGLKESGSFGSLSHDSAAPNGIQALNRKQYSVWKFQALPSEAATVGNSSNSAPVLVKEPKVASLEEKDNGKPSGPSTSTDASSISAFMNQVSDLVKLVDSKDIVELQLKQADYELMIRKKEALQPPPATFVAPASQPYPYPAHASPQAPPPPPPAVASAPTKAAPALPPGKSSSSSLPQLKCPMAGTFYRSPAPGEPPFVKVGDKVQKGQVICIIEAMKLMNEIEADKSGTIAEVLAEDGKPVSVDSPLFAIAP; from the exons ATGGCGTCGTCTTTCACTGTCCCTTGCCCCAAATGCCTCTCTTTTACCGGTTCTGGGTTGAACTCTCGGACCCCTCCGCCGCAGAACATGCAGATTCGGAGCGGGTTGGGGTTGAAGGAATCCGGGTCGTTTGGATCTTTGAGCCATGATTCAGCAGCACCAAATGGGATTCAG GCCCTTAACAGAAAACAATATTCTGTCTGGAAGTTTCAAGCATTACCTAGTGAG GCTGCTACAGTTGGAAATTCTTCAAATTCTGCTCCTGTACTGGTCAAAGAACCTAAAGTCGCTTCACTAGAAGAGAAAGATAATGGGAAACCCTCTGGTCCAAGCACTTCTACAGATGCATCTTCAATATCTGCTTTTATGAATCAAGTTTCAGACCTTGTTAA ACTTGTGGATTCTAAAGATATCGTGGAGCTGCAACTTAAGCAAGCGGACTATGAGCTGATGATAAGAAAAAAGGAAGCTTTGCAGCCTCCACCAGCTACTTTTGTAGCTCCAGCATCACAGCCATATCCCTATCCCGCACATGCTTCTCCgcaagcaccaccaccaccaccacctgctGTTGCTTCTGCTCCTACAAAAGCAGCTCCTGCCCTTCCACCTGGAAAATCAAGCTCATCATCTCTTCCACAGTTGAAATGTCCAATGGCGGGAACCTTTTATCGGAGCCCAGCACCTGGTGAACCACCATTTGTCAAG GTGGGAGATAAAGTGCAGAAAGGGCAGGTTATTTGCATTATTGAGGCCATGAAactgatgaacgaaattgaa GCTGATAAATCAGGAACAATAGCTGAGGTACTGGCGGAGGATGGGAAACCAGTCAGTGTCGACTCG CCTCTTTTTGCAATTGCACCATGA